A genomic region of Christiangramia sp. OXR-203 contains the following coding sequences:
- a CDS encoding HAD family hydrolase, translating to MQKIVVYDLNKTLYQKSSKDEFFKFVCYKNGYKLIRLAQLGWLKMLGNMRLVSKTDFKENFYDYLKNLDPETVNKYAEQFWNLEYPEFFRNKMLEDIQKFDEQGIKVFVVTGGFEIYTKYLEQILPVQVLGTRTTYKNGNYTIEGKACNDAEKIRRLDEALGEYELLEAYSDDDEEILHKAEKGFLVDEESGELKQVN from the coding sequence ATGCAAAAAATAGTCGTTTACGATCTTAATAAGACCTTATATCAAAAATCTTCCAAAGATGAATTTTTCAAATTTGTATGTTATAAAAATGGGTATAAGTTGATAAGACTTGCCCAGCTTGGATGGTTAAAAATGCTGGGAAACATGCGGCTTGTGAGCAAAACTGATTTCAAAGAGAACTTTTACGATTATCTCAAAAACCTGGATCCTGAAACGGTGAACAAGTATGCAGAGCAATTCTGGAACCTGGAATACCCGGAATTCTTCAGAAATAAAATGCTGGAAGATATTCAGAAATTTGATGAGCAGGGTATCAAGGTGTTTGTGGTTACCGGTGGATTCGAAATCTATACGAAATACCTGGAACAAATTCTCCCTGTTCAGGTACTTGGAACAAGAACAACTTATAAAAATGGTAATTATACTATTGAAGGCAAGGCTTGTAACGATGCAGAGAAAATAAGACGTTTAGACGAAGCGCTTGGAGAGTATGAATTGCTGGAAGCTTACTCAGATGATGATGAAGAGATCCTGCATAAAGCTGAAAAAGGGTTTCTGGTAGATGAAGAGTCTGGAGAGTTAAAACAGGTAAACTAG